One stretch of Cohnella algarum DNA includes these proteins:
- a CDS encoding cupin domain-containing protein, protein MDIRQPLAGKADSLPVYKISPKDTNKFVLLSDGDFYPFMNCVEIFDVGGKTPPNTHKAAFEHFYVLHGTGIAIVGDREIPISAGAHLVVPPGFNHQVENTGDSRLYVFTTMIPDEDFSALIKRGVPASLDEEDLRILCGKE, encoded by the coding sequence ATGGATATTCGTCAACCGTTGGCAGGGAAAGCGGACAGCTTGCCGGTATACAAAATTTCTCCGAAAGACACGAACAAATTCGTTTTGCTCAGCGACGGGGATTTTTATCCGTTCATGAACTGCGTCGAAATTTTCGACGTGGGCGGCAAAACGCCTCCGAACACGCACAAGGCGGCGTTCGAGCACTTCTACGTGCTGCACGGAACCGGCATCGCCATCGTCGGCGACCGGGAAATTCCGATTTCGGCGGGCGCCCATCTCGTCGTGCCCCCGGGCTTCAACCACCAGGTGGAAAACACCGGCGACAGCCGCCTGTACGTGTTCACGACGATGATCCCGGACGAGGACTTTTCCGCGCTGATCAAGAGGGGCGTTCCGGCAAGCCTGGACGAGGAAGACCTGCGCATTTTGTGCGGAAAGGAATGA
- a CDS encoding pseudouridine-5'-phosphate glycosidase codes for MEFSLRVRDALDRGEAVVAVESTLLTHGLSYPRSLELVLDIERTIRERGAEPAVVAMMDGEIRIGLEREELERLAQAEGRVKLTTADLGAAAVRRLSGGTTAATTAWIAARAGIPVALAGGLGGVHRDVAETWDISGDLTAMGSLPVMMVCGGIKTFLDVGKSLEALETLGVPVWSYGSDRFPGYFVRESAFSALQVRSGEEAAAMASAHWRLGLNTGIVLGVPIPESDAFDGDEMEAVIEAALAGSEGRSGGKGVTPYLIRAIEAHTQGRSAAANRALIVEAAKAAAETAAAFARLRIAG; via the coding sequence ATGGAATTTTCACTGCGCGTACGGGATGCCCTGGACCGGGGAGAGGCGGTCGTCGCGGTCGAGTCGACGCTGCTGACCCACGGCCTATCGTATCCGAGATCGCTGGAGCTCGTGCTCGACATCGAGCGGACAATCCGCGAGCGCGGGGCCGAACCGGCCGTCGTGGCGATGATGGACGGCGAGATCCGCATCGGCCTCGAGCGGGAGGAGCTCGAGCGGCTGGCGCAGGCGGAAGGGCGCGTCAAGCTGACGACGGCCGATCTGGGCGCGGCCGCCGTCAGGCGGCTCAGCGGCGGGACGACGGCGGCGACGACGGCGTGGATTGCCGCCCGCGCCGGCATTCCGGTCGCGCTCGCCGGCGGCCTCGGCGGCGTCCACCGCGACGTCGCCGAGACGTGGGACATCTCCGGAGACCTGACGGCGATGGGGAGCCTGCCCGTCATGATGGTATGCGGCGGCATCAAGACGTTTCTGGACGTCGGCAAAAGCCTGGAAGCGCTGGAGACGCTCGGCGTGCCGGTCTGGTCGTACGGCAGCGACCGGTTCCCGGGCTATTTCGTCCGCGAATCGGCGTTTTCGGCGCTTCAGGTGCGGTCCGGGGAAGAAGCCGCCGCGATGGCCAGCGCGCACTGGCGGCTCGGCCTTAACACCGGCATCGTGCTCGGCGTGCCGATCCCGGAGAGCGACGCGTTCGACGGAGACGAGATGGAGGCGGTCATCGAGGCCGCGCTGGCCGGCTCCGAGGGCCGAAGCGGAGGCAAGGGCGTGACGCCGTATTTGATCCGGGCGATCGAGGCGCATACGCAAGGGCGCTCCGCGGCGGCCAACCGCGCCCTGATCGTCGAAGCGGCGAAGGCGGCGGCCGAAACGGCGGCGGCGTTCGCGCGGCTTCGCATCGCGGGCTGA